One region of Cobetia sp. cqz5-12 genomic DNA includes:
- a CDS encoding cation:proton antiporter → MLNLAALFITITAVCMWFNHRVLRLPPTIGVMAIGLVLSLGVIGLDHFAVTTVVADTAEDWLGRINFNSLLMDGMLSFLLFAGALHVDLSRLKAYRRSIGLLATLGVLISTLVIGSAAWWLFQWAGIEVPYLYCLVFGALISPTDPIAVLGIMRSAGAPADMEIRIVGESLFNDGVAVVLFTALLSAASAGSGEVELGHMGLLFLEEAGGGILLGLALGALVYQLMRSIDQYQVEVMLSLALVLGGYALASALHVSGPIAMVVAGLIIGNMARDGAMSDNTRRYLDGFWELVDEILNAVLFVLIGLELVLMPITLTSIGIALALVAVILLSRLALIGLPLSLLRRWYTFRAGTTRVLTWGGLRGGISVALALAIPEGDFREPLVVTTYIIVLFSILVQGLSIGKLVTAVVGDRRHSQESNDQH, encoded by the coding sequence ATGCTCAATCTCGCTGCACTGTTCATCACCATCACTGCCGTGTGCATGTGGTTCAATCATCGCGTCCTGCGTCTGCCGCCGACCATCGGCGTGATGGCCATCGGCCTGGTGCTGTCGCTGGGCGTGATCGGGCTCGATCACTTCGCGGTGACCACCGTCGTGGCCGATACCGCGGAAGACTGGCTGGGGCGCATCAACTTCAACAGCCTGCTGATGGACGGCATGCTGTCCTTCCTGCTGTTCGCCGGCGCGCTGCACGTGGATCTCTCGCGTCTGAAGGCCTATCGGCGCTCCATCGGCCTGCTGGCCACGCTGGGCGTGCTGATCTCGACGCTGGTGATCGGCTCCGCCGCCTGGTGGCTGTTCCAGTGGGCCGGCATCGAGGTGCCCTATCTGTATTGCCTGGTGTTCGGTGCGCTGATCTCGCCCACCGACCCGATCGCCGTGCTCGGCATCATGCGCAGCGCCGGCGCGCCTGCCGACATGGAGATCCGCATCGTCGGCGAGTCTCTGTTCAATGATGGCGTGGCGGTGGTGCTGTTCACCGCGCTGCTGAGCGCGGCCTCGGCCGGCAGCGGTGAGGTCGAGCTCGGCCACATGGGGCTCCTGTTCCTCGAGGAAGCCGGCGGCGGCATTCTGCTCGGGCTGGCACTGGGGGCGCTGGTCTATCAGCTGATGCGCAGTATCGACCAGTATCAGGTCGAGGTGATGCTGAGCTTGGCGCTGGTGCTGGGCGGCTACGCGCTGGCCTCGGCGCTGCACGTCTCGGGGCCCATCGCGATGGTGGTGGCGGGGCTGATCATCGGCAACATGGCGCGTGATGGCGCCATGTCCGACAACACCCGCCGCTATCTGGACGGCTTCTGGGAACTGGTCGACGAGATTCTCAACGCGGTGTTGTTCGTGCTGATCGGTCTCGAGCTGGTGCTGATGCCGATCACCCTGACCTCGATCGGCATCGCCCTGGCGCTGGTGGCGGTCATCCTGCTCTCGCGTCTGGCGCTGATCGGCCTGCCGCTGAGCCTCTTGCGGCGCTGGTATACCTTCCGTGCCGGTACCACACGCGTGCTCACCTGGGGTGGCCTGCGCGGCGGCATCTCGGTGGCGCTGGCGCTGGCGATTCCCGAGGGTGACTTCCGCGAGCCGCTGGTGGTCACCACCTACATCATCGTGCTGTTCTCGATCCTCGTGCAGGGGTTGAGCATCGGCAAGCTGGTGACGGCAGTGGTCGGTGATCGCCGTCATTCGCAGGAGTCGAACGACCAGCATTGA